TGCGGGCCGAGGCCATCGCCGCCGTCACGCGGCTGCGCCACCACGCGTGCCTGGCGCTGTGGTGCGGCAACAACGAGGACTACCAGATCGCGGAGTCCGTGGGTGCGGCCGGACCGGGGGCCGATCCCAGCGCCTTCGCCGCCCGGTCGATCTACGAGCGCATGTTGCCCGAGGTGGTCCGGCAGTTCAACCCGGAGGTGCCGTACTGGCCCGGCAGTCCCAGCGGCGGCGCGTCGTCGTCAGACCCGACCATCGGTGACCGGCACACCTGGGAGGTGTGGCACGGCGTCATGGCGCCTCACCAGGATTACGGCCGCTACGAGGGCCGCTTCGTGAGCGAGTTCGGCCTGCAGTCGCCGCCCAGCCTGCACACCATCGCGTCCTTCACGCGTCCGCAGGACCGCCGGGCGCACGGACGCGTCTTCGAACACCACAACAAGGCTGCGGACCCACGTGGGCGCCCGGACGGCTCGCGCCGGCTCGCCGCGTACCTCTCCGACACCTTCCAGCCCGCCCGGACCTTCGAGGAGTACGTGTACCACGCGCGGCTGGTGCAGGCCGACGCGATGGCGAGCGCCTACCGCGCATTCCGCGGCCGCTGGGGTCACGACGGCGCGCGGGCCGTGTCCGGCGCGCTGGTGTGGCAGCTCAACGACTGCTGGCCGGCCACCAGCTGGGCGATCGTCGATGTCGACGGCGTGCCGAAACCGGCGTACCACGCCATCCGCCGGGAGCTCGCTCCGCTGGCCGTCCAGGCGCGGCGAGAGGGCGACGGTGTGCACGGGTGGGTGGTCAGTTCGGCGCTGCACGACCACGACGTGACGGTGCAGCTCGACGTCCATGCGCTGGGCGGCGACCTCCTCCTCAGCGAACGGCACGAGTGCCACGCGGCGGCCAACGCTGTGACACCCCTCGACCTGCGTGATCACCGCTTCCCGGCGGACGCGGTCGTGGTCCTGCGGCTCCTAGGCACCGGCCAGGACCTCGGCCGAGCGGCCCTGTGGCCCGAACCGCTCAAGCAGTTCGACGTGCCCGACCCCGGTCTGAGCGTCACCGTGGAGCACCGCAGCGTGAGCCTCCACGCGGCCCGCCCGGCCCGGGGGGTGTGGGTGGATGCCGGCAGTGCGGTCCCGAGCGACAACCATCTCGACCTGCTGCCCGGCGAGCGCGTCCGCGTGGTCCTCGACCGGGACGTCGCCGCCAGCAACGTGAGCGTGTGGGCGGTCGGCTCGGAGGTGGTGCGCGCGACCGCCCCGGTGGCGGCCCTGCGCCGCTGAGCCGGCGGCAAGCACCTGCGCAGCGTCCGGCGACGCGGGCACCACCAGTGCACCAGCAACCACGCCCGTCGACCCGACCGGCTGGACGCTGCCCGACCACGCTCTCTGCCGCCCCGAGGCCACCATGACCCACTACGGTTTCAACGTTCAGTGGCTGTACTCCAGCGACTCCATGGCCGCGCCGCTGCCCCCGGACGAGCGCGCACTGGACTTCATGGCCGCGCACGGCTTCAACTTCGTGCGGCTGCCCACCGACTACCGCTTCTGGACAAAGGACCACGCGTACACGCAGCTGGACGAGCGGGTGCTTGAGTGCATCGACGCGTACCTCGCCGCGTGCCAGTCCCGCGGCCTGCACCTGAGTCTGAACCTCCACCGCGCGCCGGGCTACTGCATCAACCGCAACGACCTCGAACGGCACAACCTGTGGGCGGACGACGTCGCGCAGGACGGGTTCCGGCACATCTGGCGCACCTTCGCGCAGCGGTACCGGGGCGTGACGCCGGCGGCGCTGTCCTTTGACCTGCTGAACGAGCCGCCCGAGGTCGGCCAGTACGGCATGACCCGCGAGTCCCACGCCGCCCTGATGCGCAGCGTCGTCGCCGGCATCCGGGGCATCGACCCGGCGCGGCCCATCGTCATCGACGGTCTGGGCGGCGGTCACCTCGCCATGCCGGAACTCGCGGACCTGGGCGTCACGCACTCGGGCCGGGGCTATCAGCCCATGTGCGTCAGCCACTGGGGCGCGACGTGGTGGGACGGCTGGCGGCAGGGCAGCGGACCGCACTACCCCGGCACCGTGTATGGCGGCGTCACCTGGGACCGGCAGGCCCTGCGCGACTTCTATGCCCCGTGGCGCGATGTCCAGGCCCTCGGCGTGCCGGTGCACATCGGCGAGTTCGGCTGTTACCGCGAGACCCCCAACGGGGACGCGCTGCGCTGGCTGGCCGACCTGCTCGGCGTGTACCGCGAGTTCGGGTGGGGGTACGGCCTGTGGGAATTCACGGGGAACTTCGGCATCATCGGGCACGGGCGCCCGGACGCCCGGATCGAGCGCGTGGACGGCTACGACGTGGATGTGGAGCTCCTCGACCTCCTGAAGGCCGCGCGGGAGACGGCGTGACCAGGCCGGCGCCCCTGACGGCCTCCACCGGTTTCTGACGCCGACTCGACCGGACGGTGTATACACTGGAGCCATGTGCCCTGCCCCGCGCCCGAGTTCAGCTCCATCGCCGGCCGGGCCGGCGGAGTGACGGCCGGTGGCGGGCCATCCGGACGTGCTCCCGGCAGGTAAAGGTGTCGCCGGTCACGCCGGCGAGCTGGCCGGCAGCGCACGCCGCCGCTGGACGGCACAGCACGCTCGCCCCCTGGCGCGGATGGCCACGTGACCCCAGTGGCCGACGACTTCGAGGGGGTGGCCGCCCGGCAGCGCCGGCTGCTGATGGGATTCGAGGACAGCGGGCTGGCACTGCTGGCCTTCGACAACGCGCAGCGGCTGGTGTTCATCAACCGGGCGGCCCGAGAGCTGTACGGCGTGGGGCCTGACATCATCGGGGCGCCGGGGTCGTCGCTGTTCACCTACACGTGGCTCGCGCCGGGCGACGAGGCGGCGTCGGCGGCCGCCCTGCAGGCCGGACACAGCTGGTCGGGGCACGTCCAGCAGCGGCTGCCGGACGGCCGGACCCTGCGCGTCGAGATCCACGTCAGCGCCACGTATGACGCGCACGGAGCCCGCAGCGGCACGCTCGGGTTCGTCCGCGACATCACGGCGCTGCACAAGGACGAGCGCCTGATGCAGCTCGTGGTGCACCACCTGCGCGAGATCGTGACCCTGCACGCGCGGGACGGGCAGATGCTGTACACCAACCGGCCGGAGATCCGCGCCGACACCGCCGAGCTCGCGGACCTGCGCGACCGCAGCGGCTACGACCTCATCCACCCGGACGACCGGGACATGTTCCGCCGCGAGGTGCACGACCGCGCGCTGCGCGGCGAGGTGGGCCGGACCGAGTGGCGCCGCAGCGAGCCGGGGCACCCGATGGCATGGATGGAGACGCGCGCCACACCCGTGTTCGGGACCGACGGCGAGGTGCAGTACGTGCTGACCCTCAGCCGCGAGATCAGCGAGCAGCGCGCCCAGGACGAGCGGCTGCGGGTGCTGGAGTCGGCCATGCTGAACGCCAGCGACGCCATCGTGATCTGCGGCGTGCCCGAGCGCGCGGGGGAGGACGCTCCGGTGCTGTACGTCAACCAGGGCTTCACGCAGCTCAGCGGATACTCTGCGAGCGAACTGCGCACCCAGCAACAGGGCCTGCTGCTGGGCGAGCGCAGCGATGCTGCGACCGTGCAGCGCATCCAGGCGGGCCTGGCGGCCGGCGAGCAGACCGACGCGGTCTACCTCGCCACGGACCGCGCCGGCCGGGCGCTGTGGGTGGACCTGGCCCTCACGCCCGTCACGGACGCTGCCGGGCAATTGACCCACTGGATCGGCGTGCTGCGCGACGTCACGCGGGCGCGCCGACAGCTCCTGCTGGAACACGACCGCCGGGACGTGCTGGAACTCGCTGCCGCCGGCCGGCCCCTGCCGGAGATCCTGGGCGCGATCGTGAGCCTGATCGAGCGGCAGCTGGGCGACGTCACGGCCAGTCTGCACCTGCTGCGCGGAGGCCGGCTGTACCAGGGGGCGCCCAACCAGCTGCCACCGTCCTACGTACGGGCCACCGAGGGCCTGGAGATCGGTGCCGCCGCGGGCTCCTGCGGCACCGCGGCGTATCACCGGCGTTCCGTGGTGGTCGAGGATATTCGCACGGACCCGCTTTGGACCGCCTACCGCCACCTGGCCCTGCCGAACGGGCTGCTGGCGTGCTGGAGTACCCCGATCCTCAGCCAGGACCGGAGCGTGCTGGGCACCTTCGCGGTCTACGCTCCGCAGCCGCGCCGCGCCACGCCGGAGGAGGTGCTGCTGATCGAGGACACCGCGCGGCTGGCCGCCGTGATCCTGGAGCGGCACCGCGCGCTGGACGACATGCAGCGGCAGGCGCTGCACGACCCGCTCACCACACTGCCCAACCGTGCGCTGTTCGCGCGGCACCTGCAAGACGCCATCGCCCACTGCCCGCCGGAGCAGCTGGTGGCCGTGGGCGTGCTGGACCTCGACCGCTTCAAGACGGTCAACGACTCGCTGGGGCACGCGGTCGGCGACGAATTGCTGCAGCTGGTCGCCCGCCGGCTTCAGACCGCGCTGGTGGGCTGGGGTCGCGTGGCGCGCATGGGCGGCGACGAATTCACGATGATCTTCGCACCGCAACCCGACCGCGAGACCATCGGCACGCTGGCCGAGGCGGTGCTGGCCGCCTTCGGTGAGCCGTTCCTGGTGGGGAGCCAGGAGCTGTTCGTGCACGGCAGCCTGGGCCTGGCGGTGTACCCAGAGGACGCGGCGCTGCCCGGCGACCTGCTGCGACTGGCCGACACGGGCATGTATCAGGCCAAGCACCGGCACCTGGGCTGGGCCTTCTGCGAGGTCGGGGGCACCACGCCGGCGGCGCGTGGGGTGGCGCTGGAGGCGGCGCTGCACCGCGCCCTGGAGCGCTCGGAACTCAGCGTGCACTACCAGCCGATCGTGGACGCGGCCGATGGGCAGCCGATCGGGGTCGAGGCGCTGCTGCGCTGGACCAGCGCCGAGTTCGGTCCGGTGTCTCCAGCAGAACTGATCCCGGTGGCCGAGGAGAGCGGCCTGATCTCCAGCATCGGAGAATGGGTGCTGGCGCAGGCGTGCCGGGACGTGGTGCGGCTTCAGGAGGTCAGTCCGGGCCTGCGCATGAACGTCAACCTGAGCGCGCGGCAGTTCCACTACCCGCACCTCAGCGCCGCCGTTCAGCGCGCCCTGGCCGACGCAGCGTGCTCGC
This is a stretch of genomic DNA from Deinococcus metalli. It encodes these proteins:
- a CDS encoding beta-mannosidase; translated protein: MTQPTRAPHRFPLAGWTVQARPDATGARPTRAPVDPLPATVPGTVHMDLLRHGVIPDPYDGLNELEVQWVGETAWEYAATFELGDAELDAPHLDLCLDGLDTVCTASVNGTVVLRSENMFVPHRIDVRPYVQRGRNSLSLHFDPVMPYGRALEAEHGKRAVWNGDASRVYVRKAQYHYGWDWGPTLLTAGPWQDVTLHAYAARLDDVRTALTVADDLQRATLTVEATVGGTPAPGDTVDVHVVAPDGRPVAQLSMPALAAAGTLDLPAPALWWPRGYGEQPLYTVTVTLRREDAVLDRVQRRVGARRLELVQEGVAGEPGTSFTFVVNGVPVFAGGANWIPEDLLLNRVTPDRYRARLQQAADAHMVMIRVWGGGIYEPDVFYDVCDELGLLVWQDFLFACGLYPAHPAFLDSVRAEAIAAVTRLRHHACLALWCGNNEDYQIAESVGAAGPGADPSAFAARSIYERMLPEVVRQFNPEVPYWPGSPSGGASSSDPTIGDRHTWEVWHGVMAPHQDYGRYEGRFVSEFGLQSPPSLHTIASFTRPQDRRAHGRVFEHHNKAADPRGRPDGSRRLAAYLSDTFQPARTFEEYVYHARLVQADAMASAYRAFRGRWGHDGARAVSGALVWQLNDCWPATSWAIVDVDGVPKPAYHAIRRELAPLAVQARREGDGVHGWVVSSALHDHDVTVQLDVHALGGDLLLSERHECHAAANAVTPLDLRDHRFPADAVVVLRLLGTGQDLGRAALWPEPLKQFDVPDPGLSVTVEHRSVSLHAARPARGVWVDAGSAVPSDNHLDLLPGERVRVVLDRDVAASNVSVWAVGSEVVRATAPVAALRR
- a CDS encoding glycoside hydrolase family 5 protein, whose product is MTHYGFNVQWLYSSDSMAAPLPPDERALDFMAAHGFNFVRLPTDYRFWTKDHAYTQLDERVLECIDAYLAACQSRGLHLSLNLHRAPGYCINRNDLERHNLWADDVAQDGFRHIWRTFAQRYRGVTPAALSFDLLNEPPEVGQYGMTRESHAALMRSVVAGIRGIDPARPIVIDGLGGGHLAMPELADLGVTHSGRGYQPMCVSHWGATWWDGWRQGSGPHYPGTVYGGVTWDRQALRDFYAPWRDVQALGVPVHIGEFGCYRETPNGDALRWLADLLGVYREFGWGYGLWEFTGNFGIIGHGRPDARIERVDGYDVDVELLDLLKAARETA
- a CDS encoding sensor domain-containing protein, producing MTPVADDFEGVAARQRRLLMGFEDSGLALLAFDNAQRLVFINRAARELYGVGPDIIGAPGSSLFTYTWLAPGDEAASAAALQAGHSWSGHVQQRLPDGRTLRVEIHVSATYDAHGARSGTLGFVRDITALHKDERLMQLVVHHLREIVTLHARDGQMLYTNRPEIRADTAELADLRDRSGYDLIHPDDRDMFRREVHDRALRGEVGRTEWRRSEPGHPMAWMETRATPVFGTDGEVQYVLTLSREISEQRAQDERLRVLESAMLNASDAIVICGVPERAGEDAPVLYVNQGFTQLSGYSASELRTQQQGLLLGERSDAATVQRIQAGLAAGEQTDAVYLATDRAGRALWVDLALTPVTDAAGQLTHWIGVLRDVTRARRQLLLEHDRRDVLELAAAGRPLPEILGAIVSLIERQLGDVTASLHLLRGGRLYQGAPNQLPPSYVRATEGLEIGAAAGSCGTAAYHRRSVVVEDIRTDPLWTAYRHLALPNGLLACWSTPILSQDRSVLGTFAVYAPQPRRATPEEVLLIEDTARLAAVILERHRALDDMQRQALHDPLTTLPNRALFARHLQDAIAHCPPEQLVAVGVLDLDRFKTVNDSLGHAVGDELLQLVARRLQTALVGWGRVARMGGDEFTMIFAPQPDRETIGTLAEAVLAAFGEPFLVGSQELFVHGSLGLAVYPEDAALPGDLLRLADTGMYQAKHRHLGWAFCEVGGTTPAARGVALEAALHRALERSELSVHYQPIVDAADGQPIGVEALLRWTSAEFGPVSPAELIPVAEESGLISSIGEWVLAQACRDVVRLQEVSPGLRMNVNLSARQFHYPHLSAAVQRALADAACSPDLLTLELTEGVLMEPDAAARLSALRDLGVRLSIDDFGTGYSSLSYLKWLPVQELKIDRSFVTLLGAEPDGVDAQIIRTVVGLGTALNLTLTAEGVETPVQADLLRDLGAGALQGWLISRALPYDALVTWLHTADQRVR